TAGATTTCTTATATAAGATAATACCTCCACTGTGCTTTTCCCTCCTCAGATTATTGGGGAAAGTGGCATTGGTCACAGGTGGAGCCACTGGTATTGGAGAGAGCATTGTGCGCCTATTCCATAAACATGGTGCAAAGGTTTGTATAGTTGATGTGCAGGACAAGCTTGGCCAGGCTGTCAGTGATAACCTTGGTGGTGAACCAAACACTTGTTATTTCCATTGTGATGTCTCTAAAGAAGATGATGTTTGCCGGGCAGTTGACTTCACAGTCAGTAAATTCAGTACACTAGACATCATGGTCAACAATGCTGGGTTGTCGGGCTCACCATGTCCAGATATCCGTAATGTAGACATATCAGAGTTTGAGAAGATATTTGATATAAATGTGAAGGGAGTCTTCCTCGGAATGAAACATGCAGCTCGGATTATGATTCCATTAAAGAAGGGCTCAATAATTTCTCTATGTAGTGTTTCAAGTGTCATAGGGGGCATAGGCCCCCATCCCTATACAGGGTCTAAGCATGCTGTGTTAGGGCTAACCAAGAATGTTGCAGCTGAGCTGGGGCTACATGGGATTCGTGTCAACTGTGTTTCTCCTTATGCAGTTGCGACAGGCTTGGCTTTAGCTCACTTGCCTGAGGATGAGAGAACTGAGGATGCCATGGCAGGTTTTCGTGATTTTGTTGGGAAGAATGCTAACTTGCAGGGGGTGGAATTGACTGTTGACGATGTGGCTAATTCTGTGCTGTTCTTAGCAAGTGATGAAGCACGGTATGTAAGTGGGGCTAATCTCATGGTTGATGGTGGCTTCACTTGCACAAATCACTTACTACGGGTCTTTAGATGATGCATAACATTCAAGAATTTGGCTGCCTAGTTTTAGTAGCTGTTGAAAGCTTATTGAAGTGCGATAATCCTGGTGGGCAGGGTCAATAAGTGGTAAAAGGTTTAATTCACTGAATCCTCCATAGAAAGTTGATTTCGATATCATCTGTTGTACACTAAATATTGCAGATGGATTGTGACAGtgcaaattgaaataaaagtaCATTTCATGATGGACttcaacagttttttttttcctttcaaaaacaaatatattggttgtcattttatatttaaaaattggaGCTGGATAACTTTTCacagattttttttcattctaaacTAAACTAGTTCTTGTGAACAAGGTGCTTGTGCCTTTGGTAGAAGTGACCGTGAATGGTGGTTGGCATAGGAACAGAAGATGGTGATGCTGAAGATATTGGTGATTCAATTTAAGTGAGCTGTGACAATTCCTATGGTTTGTAGTTGTATAGAATTATTGGTAGTTGTGTTGGCAGGAGTAAAATGGTTTTGTGTTGCTGGTGTCACGAGGTTAGTGTTGTTAGATTGCAGTTTTCTGGTGGCAGCTATTGTGGATAAAGCTTCCCAAGCTTTTGAAAATTGTATGCTAAGACGTTAGGAAAATCACTCAATTGAATTCCTGTCgtaatttgagattttttttttttttttgaaaagtaatttGAGATTTTCTGGTTAAATAGCACCGAGTATGAATAATACATgaatttatcaataaaattaatgtacacttagaaataaaaatataattaaataatgcaGTATCatctattaataattttttctgaaACAAAAGATCcgatatatttaaattaactAACACCCACGACCTTATTATATTTAATGGACATTAtacattcttttctttcttcaaaatTCTTTTCCAACATGGTAATACAAGTCCTCCTAAATTTTAGAGGCTAAAAAATCTCTATGGTcattttcaactaaaaaaaaaaaaaagttcataaaaaGGTTTAAGTAAACATCCTAAATTTTAGAGACTAAAAATTTCTATGGTCATtacccaacaaagaaaaaaaaatacctattCATAAAAAGGTGttcaactaataaaaaatttattttaaatttttgttagctcaactgataaagtttttattatcaaataaaaaaaaaggaaaaatagattttttattgtatttctaaaaataaaaaataaaaaacattgtcATATTTGATGGCATTTTTTACCAAATAGCATAATTTTAGGAATAATTTAGTGAAAAAACACCGgttcaaagttatttaattatataacattttttttggcaatCTAATCAAACATAATACTTCGAATTTGAGTTTAATAAACTCGAGTTTTACTTGGAACTTAAGTTTGACAAACTCATGTTTCAAAAAAGTTCTACACAACTAAATAAGTTTAGTCATGCTctatttagcaaatttttcatgaaaattatgctatttagcaaaattttcataaaaaattccCTTATTTGACGGTAACCAAAAAAATTCAGACCCATTCTGTTACAACTTCTAGGTTCCAAGTTCCAACACAGGAACGAAATGGGAAATTAGGCATAATTTcccaactatctagttaataggtccggttttgaaagaaattaggttactaacatctcgagtttatGACAGTCGATTTTGGGGGTGTAAATCGAGTCTCACAGAGTCGGTTTTGATGGTCGGTGACATCTGATGTGGCGTTATTGCCAGGTGGTAGCCATCTGAAAATCGACTATCAGAGACTTGATTTCCATGTTGGCGTGACGTGCCATTGACGTGGACTGACGTGGAAGCCACCGAGTCTATGAAAGTCTATTTCTAATAggatttttttgaatttaacgTTCTCTCTTTCAATCACCCACTCACTCTCCCTCATCAGTTAAACGCCTCTCTCAGTCTCAGCCTCACCGacactctcactcaccctctccttctctcactctctcagcgTCACCGTCACCGACGCCGGCCCCAACCCACTCACCCTCTCAGCCTCACCGACCCAGTCTCAGTcaccctctcactctctcgCTCACCGACCCACTGTCGCACGTCCCTGTCACCCTCTCTACTCTCTCACTCGCCCTCTGCTCAGTCTCCAGTCTACGCGGTAtctgaaagaaaaagaagaaaaaaaggtgaGTCCCTTTATGCATTTTGCAATGTAATCAGttcgttttgtttgtttgtttgtttgttttttttttttttttttttttttttttttttttttttttttttttttttttttttttctataagaaGCATTCTTCTTCGTTCCCAGATTTTTGCTTCAATTCCTTCCCATTTTTCAAGTATGCCATTTCTCACTTACTTACTTTTTTAGATTCGAATTTTATGTTCGAATTAAGACAAATTTCGAAGACCCATTTTAGATAacatcagtattttttttttttttgtttgagtatATTATTGTGA
This genomic stretch from Quercus robur chromosome 4, dhQueRobu3.1, whole genome shotgun sequence harbors:
- the LOC126723708 gene encoding xanthoxin dehydrogenase-like isoform X2 gives rise to the protein MSTVNTVESSLPTQRLLGKVALVTGGATGIGESIVRLFHKHGAKVCIVDVQDKLGQAVSDNLGGEPNTCYFHCDVSKEDDVCRAVDFTVSKFSTLDIMVNNAGLSGSPCPDIRNVDISEFEKIFDINVKGVFLGMKHAARIMIPLKKGSIISLCSVSSVIGGIGPHPYTGSKHAVLGLTKNVAAELGLHGIRVNCVSPYAVATGLALAHLPEDERTEDAMAGFRDFVGKNANLQGVELTVDDVANSVLFLASDEARYVSGANLMVDGGFTCTNHLLRVFR